A region of the Stieleria neptunia genome:
ATGGATCGTTTCAATCGCACTCGGCGCCGTCTGTCGGCAGAGATCGATTTTCAGATGGGCGTATCCGGCCAGCAGCTCGTCTGCCCCTTCGCCGGTCAGTGCGACTTTGTACCCGGCATCGGAAATCGCCCGGCTGAGCAGGAACTTGGCGGGCAAATGCCCGTTGACGCACCAGCCTTCGCTGGTCGCAACCGCTTGCCCGATGGCATCGATCAATCGGTCCGGGGCGCCGTCAACGCCGTGGAATGCAACGCCCGTCCGCGCCGCCATTTCGATCGCAAACGTGGTTTCATCGTGGTCGCGTTGTCCGGGAAAACCGATCGAAAACGCCGAGGCAACGGCACCTTGCCGCGAAGCCGATTCCAAGACACTGCACGAATCGATGCCGCCGCTGAGATGGGCCACCAGGGGAACATCCCCCCGCAACCGTATCTTGACCGCTTCATCCAAGCGATCCGCGAAGGCAGCGGCTGTATCCCGTGGATCTTCCCGGCGGCTGTGCGATTGCTGATCGATCAATCTGGGGTAATCCAAATCCCAGTATTGTCGCAGTGTGACGGTCTCGGCCTGGGCGACCGCGACATGGCCGGGCGGAATCTGGTAGACATTCCGATGCAGCGTGCGATCGGGCAGCGTGTATTGAAAACTCATCGCGTGCCAGACCGATTCCATGTCCCGCTCCAACGGTATCCCCGCGGCAGCGAACGCACGTGCTTGTGAGGCGAACCAGATTTCGCCTGCTGCCTGGGTATAGAGCAGCGGCTTGATCCCGAATCGATCACGGACGGCGACGATACATTCGGCGATCGCGTCATGGATCAGAATCGCAAATTCGCCGCGCAGGTATTGGACGAACTGCAACCCGTGTTGGGCGTAAAGATGCAGCGCAAGCTCACTGTCGCTGGAGGTTGCGAATCGATGTCCTTGGTCTTCCAGTCGCCGCCGCAGGACGTCGTCGGGGTCATAAAGTTCTCCGTTGACGACAATCGACAACGTGCCTGCACGGTTGCGGATCGGTTGGCATGCCGACGGGCCTCCATTGACCGCCAGGCGGCAATGTCCCAGCCCGAATGAACCGGTTGCATCGTTTCCGCCCTGCAGCCAAACGGCGGTCCCATCGGGCCCGCGATGGGCCATCGATTCGGTCGCCTGGATCAATCGCCGGCGGTTCAGCATTCGGGGATTCCCCGAACTCACGCATCCGACGATGGCACACATTGATGCTGCGTTCTCGCTTCGGGAGGACGAGCCGGGACCGATGTCAGCTCGATAAAGTGTTTTCGAAACGCATCGTTTTCTGCCGCCTGAAAAGCCTGATCCGACTGATCCGCACTCCAAACGTCTCCCAACAACGATGCGAAATCAATCGCGGGATCGAGCAACAAGCGGCTCGCTTCGCCAAATTCTGCATAGTTGACCGGAAAGATCTGGTGCTCCTTGGGCAACATCGCTTTCAGGTCCAAGGCCAGCGGTCGCAGCGGGCGGCTTTTGAGCACCAAGACTCCGCCCGGACGAAGGCAGTCGACAAGCTGTGTGAGCGAATCCGTCGTGCCTTCGGTGTCGATCGCAAAGTCATACGCGTCTGTTTCGGTCGGCGCCTCGTTCGGAGGGACGCAGCGAATGTTTTCGAAGCCGCGTGATTGCAAGATCATCGCCGTCAATCTTGCCAAACGACTGTGGCCAAAGACGACACCAAACTGAGTTTTCCCAATCGGTGCCTTCATCACCGCTGCACAGGCCGCCACCGGTTCGAGCAACGCGGCGATACGATCATCAAGCGAGT
Encoded here:
- the asnB gene encoding asparagine synthase (glutamine-hydrolyzing), whose translation is MLNRRRLIQATESMAHRGPDGTAVWLQGGNDATGSFGLGHCRLAVNGGPSACQPIRNRAGTLSIVVNGELYDPDDVLRRRLEDQGHRFATSSDSELALHLYAQHGLQFVQYLRGEFAILIHDAIAECIVAVRDRFGIKPLLYTQAAGEIWFASQARAFAAAGIPLERDMESVWHAMSFQYTLPDRTLHRNVYQIPPGHVAVAQAETVTLRQYWDLDYPRLIDQQSHSRREDPRDTAAAFADRLDEAVKIRLRGDVPLVAHLSGGIDSCSVLESASRQGAVASAFSIGFPGQRDHDETTFAIEMAARTGVAFHGVDGAPDRLIDAIGQAVATSEGWCVNGHLPAKFLLSRAISDAGYKVALTGEGADELLAGYAHLKIDLCRQTAPSAIETIHADNRNSYGSMLPAAGAALPTRAIHDALGFLPTFLAAKASQGWMLRSHVRRDFLAQFDGRDAMEELAAGVINHEQLRDRHVIHQSLYCWIKTALAQNILRTLGDGCEAAHGTEGRLPMLDHLLFEWVKDQPVSSLLRPHSPRSSRSPSAHSGSGFTDKWLLRTAMRDRLPTCIAERPKQPFDAPPLADSLLRCRRIRDYVQSKIDDHPFFDSEKVQTTLSSMQHASRETKTATDPLWWMLLSSTVA
- a CDS encoding zinc-dependent alcohol dehydrogenase; its protein translation is MRALVRTDAGTVWKDIAAVTCGPGQVLVQVSLVGLCRTDLAVAAGRIKVKTPRILGHEFVGRVVSAGSDVRRISIGDKIAADPVLRCGRCDRCLGGWQYACPSAEFMGVDVDGAIAERVAIPEQNAWRIPDSLDDRIAALLEPVAACAAVMKAPIGKTQFGVVFGHSRLARLTAMILQSRGFENIRCVPPNEAPTETDAYDFAIDTEGTTDSLTQLVDCLRPGGVLVLKSRPLRPLALDLKAMLPKEHQIFPVNYAEFGEASRLLLDPAIDFASLLGDVWSADQSDQAFQAAENDAFRKHFIELTSVPARPPEARTQHQCVPSSDA